A single region of the Mycobacterium avium subsp. avium genome encodes:
- a CDS encoding condensation domain-containing protein, producing the protein MFLGTVEDWTAEGTVVSWYPTATTYRRVAEAQYHPAPVSYQQSQHLRYYRRQVSRGRDIPRLCIGAWEISGVCDIDAMTYAVNAHLRRHDTYHDRFAFGDDDEVLRYVIAEPEVITLAPTDLGKMGPPQIRKLLLDTPDPLQWDCFTFGVIQGDDRFTILIAVDHLRADGMSAGVIFLDIQTMYFSALQQAQCPLAPAASHREYSANQHAYTRGLTEESPEIRSWRAFLAANNGALPKFPLELGEAAADTPGAIDVFDLIDDDQGRRFEAACRAAGARFSGGVFACAALTEHRLTGAATYFGLTPFDNRRDPAHATAVGWLASFVPLAIPTAGASFDEVVSAAQASFDANTALGAVPYYHLLESPDGSSDPIEVPDRPVPMLSYIDIRKLPFGDYFDGLRAGVWGDNRLSETVCMWVNRMHDKTQLVVAYPGTDVARRSVSRYVETMRAEFTRVADAGLNTDA; encoded by the coding sequence TCGCAGCATCTTCGATACTACCGACGCCAGGTCAGCCGGGGTCGTGATATCCCACGGTTGTGCATTGGGGCCTGGGAAATCAGCGGTGTCTGTGATATCGATGCGATGACCTACGCCGTGAATGCGCACCTGCGGCGACACGACACCTACCACGACCGGTTCGCCTTCGGTGACGACGACGAGGTCCTTCGCTACGTCATTGCCGAGCCGGAGGTCATCACTTTGGCGCCAACGGATCTCGGAAAGATGGGACCGCCGCAGATCCGCAAACTGCTGCTCGACACGCCCGATCCCCTGCAATGGGACTGCTTCACCTTCGGCGTCATCCAGGGTGATGACCGGTTCACGATCCTGATCGCCGTCGACCACCTGCGCGCCGACGGTATGTCCGCCGGGGTGATCTTCCTCGACATCCAGACGATGTATTTCAGCGCGTTGCAGCAGGCACAGTGTCCGCTGGCACCCGCCGCCAGCCATCGCGAATACAGCGCGAATCAGCATGCGTACACCAGGGGCCTGACCGAAGAGTCACCCGAGATCCGTTCGTGGCGAGCCTTTCTCGCGGCGAACAACGGGGCGCTGCCGAAATTTCCGCTGGAACTTGGCGAGGCGGCCGCCGATACCCCGGGGGCCATCGACGTGTTCGACCTGATCGATGACGACCAGGGACGGCGGTTCGAAGCGGCGTGCCGCGCCGCGGGCGCGCGTTTCAGCGGTGGCGTGTTCGCCTGCGCCGCCCTGACCGAGCACCGGTTGACGGGCGCCGCAACGTATTTCGGCCTCACCCCATTCGACAACCGGCGGGATCCCGCCCACGCCACCGCCGTCGGATGGTTGGCCAGTTTTGTCCCGTTGGCAATTCCGACCGCCGGCGCTTCGTTCGACGAGGTCGTCAGCGCCGCCCAGGCATCGTTCGATGCAAACACGGCCCTGGGTGCCGTGCCGTACTACCACTTGCTCGAGTCGCCGGACGGATCGTCGGACCCCATCGAGGTTCCGGACCGTCCGGTCCCGATGCTGTCGTACATCGATATTCGCAAGTTGCCGTTCGGCGACTACTTCGACGGTCTGCGTGCCGGGGTGTGGGGCGATAACAGGCTGTCGGAGACGGTGTGCATGTGGGTCAATCGCATGCACGACAAAACGCAGCTGGTGGTCGCTTACCCCGGCACCGACGTCGCGCGTAGGTCGGTCTCCCGCTACGTCGAGACGATGCGCGCCGAGTTCACCCGGGTGGCCGACGCCGGGCTGAACACCGATGCGTGA